The following nucleotide sequence is from Podospora bellae-mahoneyi strain CBS 112042 chromosome 1 map unlocalized CBS112042p_1, whole genome shotgun sequence.
CCCGAAGTCGCTGGAAACTTGCATACCCGGATGCTTGACGGGCTTGGTGTTCTTCATGGTCCCGGTGAACGTTTTGATGATGACTACAGTGCATCCCATAGCCATGGTGCTCGGAATCGTGGCGAGAGCCGTGAGATGAGACTGCTTCCCCTTCGTGACCGGAACGATCTTGGCCTGGGCCACCATAGTCCCCAATTCCAGCCACAGCGTACCTAACAACACCTCCCATACCCCCGCCAGCGTGCTGTCTCCTGATCATGAGTTTCGAATcggctctctctcctctccataTCTCTCATGgatttctcttcctcctgctgcctccagtcatcctcccctctcttTTCGTTTCGCATTCTGCTGGGACCAACTTGAAGATGTCCTTGTTCAGCTTTCCGATCTTGGTGTCGTGGGGGGCCCTAGTGCTCTTCTCAAcgcttcctcatcctcggccagTTCATGTTGAACAACCGTTATATCGGATTCCAAAtcagccttcttcctctgcagCTCTTGGAGTGCAGCGGCGGGCTCGGCTTTGGTAACTGCCGAAGTAAGTTGAGGGCGTCTATGAGTATTGACAGCATTGGGAGTGTTGCCAAAGCCCAGCAGAGCATCAACAGATGCCTCCCAAACGTTTCTCAAGCTTGGACGAGCATCTGCGTTTGTGAACGGCAGCGATGCTCGCGCGGGCCCAGACAGCGAGGGCCCGGGAACGGCTTGGGCGCGCGAGGGGCCGGGGACAACTCGCGGCACCACGGCGGTGATATGCATGGTAGTCCCGTTCGGAACTAAGCCCACGATCACGCCGGCACGGGCCAGGGGTTTGTCCAGCGGCGTAATCTGGACTTGAATGCCGGGTTATGGGATGAAAACATAAGCAAAGTTCGACTCGAAGTTATTACAAGACAAGATGACCACAAGATCATCAGCAGAACATGACATTCCGAGGCTTGGGATGGGAAAGTTAGTTGTTCCACTCGGAATGACCGGGATGGGCCAGTTCAACTGCCCAAAACCCAGGTGCCTGCCACCACCTGGCTGGCCTTGCTTTTCACCACTGGGGGTGCTTTGAGTAGACAAACCTCGAGAAAGGAGGGCGAGTGCGCAAAAATGAAGACGGCGaggttgggtgatgatgttgtcttGCTGGAGGAAAGAAAACGCAAAAAAAGGCtcgggagagagagagtaaAAGCAGGACGGAATTGTAGTAGACCAGAAGCATGGACCATCCCCACCCACAATCTAAAACTTTCAGTAAACAAACCTTTTCCTGGTGAAGCTATTAGGATGGATCAGCTGCGtcaaagggggggtggtcgGAGCAAGTGTCTGTTCAGTCACCATACCCCATTGCTGTCAACTTGGGCTCGTGACATTTTCCGTATTTCGCGTTTTGTAGAACTGGTGTGCTGGGCTAGACGGGGCTAGGAGCTGCCCTCTAACACACTACAAGACTTGCGATGTAGGCTAGATGGGGCTAAGGGCTGTCCTCTAACACGCCATAAGAGTTGTGATGGTAAATTCAAGAGAGACCCATTTCTTTACCGAGGTAGATCAACAACCAGTCCACAACCAGACAACCAGCACCAAGCTACATAACTCAGCACCGTTACATCGACATCTCAACAATATAGGTGAGAGCCTGTTCTATGTCTACGTCTTCACGCTGAAACCGATACTACCAGTCGTCACCGTGGATTATTTTGACAAGGTGTTCAATGTTGGGTCCCAAActgaagaggaaaagatggTTGTCTTCTTCAAGCTATAAATAATGCTTATCCTGCCAAAAATTCCAATTTATCTCCCCTACCCACGGCTCCAATCTACCTGTCGTCAACGCTCGTTTTGCAAAACGGCCTTGTTCGTTTGTATTTTTATTCAAGTCTTCTGTCGGCGGTCAAAGCTAGCTTTgtaagaaagaaaaaaaaatgacaAAAAAgacttcctcttcaactGGGGTCGAACCAGTGAAGCGTACATGTCCCAGCAGATCGAGCCTTTGGTCCTGACTCGAGCAACATGCCTCCAGCAGTTCACTCTCTGCTGTCCATCATGATCAATTCCTGGAGTTTGACGAAGGCACTTCTACGACCACCGCACCCCTCTGCACTGCAGATccacccaccgccacctGCATCCTCACCACGTAAGTATTCAAGATCAAGTTTTTATCTCTTTCTCTACCAGCGAAACCATCTTTTCACCTGCcatatatttttctttttcccttttccaccccctcccaccccaaaacccccctttctttccttcccaCCACAAATTTGCACCACCCAcgcccaaaacaaaaagaaaagatccGATATTAAGCAACAATTTAAAAACGCTcatacaaaaaaaaaaaatcacaCACACGCAACCTCCCTTCAGAAAGacacccacccaacctctAGCACTTCCTCCACTCCAAATCCCAATTCTCAGTCAAAGCCTCAAAATACGCCTTCCCATCCCCGTTCAGCGCGCTCCGGAAGTTGACATTCAAAATCCCAATCGACCCGTCGGCACCCGTGCAGGGAGACCAGACCTTGTTCGCGCCCGTGTTGCTCACGAGCGTGACGGCCTGGTCGATGGTCCTGTCCGTGGCCGCGATGTGTCCGCGCACGGTGCCCTGTTTCTATCTGTCAGTGCCTTGCTGCAGGGTGAAAATAAAGAGAGGGGACGTACAGTCTTGGCGGCGTCctggctgaagaagatggtggtgaagtaGTCCAGGGATGTGCCCGGGGTGAGGTAGACGTTGCCCTTGACGATGTTGGTCTTGACGGCGACCTGCCACCCCGGGGAGGCGCCGGTGGCTTGGAGGTGGGCCTGGCAGTTGAGGGTCTTTGTCGtgccggggagggaggaggcaaagttggagaaggaaaaggttgGGTCGGAGAGGCCGCCGGTGTGCTTTGGGTCGCGGACGCAGCCGGGGccggagaaggtgagggaggtgatgcgGGGGATGGCGGCGGGCGCGGCCGGGGCGGCGGCTGCGTCGGCGTTAACTaccgaggcggcggcggcgaggatggtgagtGTTGTTGTGAGGAGGCCCATTGTGATGGTTGTGAATCTGAGGAAAAGGTGTGGGGATAGTAGAGATGAAAATCCGGGGTAAGGGAGTGGATATGGAGAGGATTTAAGCTTGTTTGTTGCTTGGATGGATACCTGTAGTGGTGATTGGGAGTTGAGCTGTCAAGAAAAAAGACGAGGTCAAAGCCTGTTACTTATATGCGTGCGAACCGGGCCaaggaaaaataaaaagactATCGTGATGGGTTCTATTGAACTGGCAGGACTACCTGACGATTACGATATTCGCCTTCTCTTGCTGCTTCATCCCGTCTACCGTGTTTTTCGCCATTTTGCCTTTTGCCACACCCTGGTAGATCACCTTTCTCATCACAAGCATAGCAATCGGCGTGGTACGCCGAAAGATCTGGCTGGGTCTCTGTGTGGTCTGGTTGACAGATGGCGAGAGTGTTTTTGGTGGTCCTGGGTGTAGCGGAGCTTTTGCCATTTATCCAAATTGCAACCCGCGAAACCGAGTGCCCGGATTGGCAACAAACTCTGTCTCTTCAAATTAAAACCCAAGTGTGTCCAAAAATAGGAACACCAGGGGggggaaaaagagaagagctAAAAAACAAATTCGtgggagggaaaaaaaaaaaaaagtggtTTGGCAGTTTCAAACTGCTGTTGCAGATGAAATGGAAAAGGTCGGATATCATCCGTGTGTCCAAGACAGGAAGACAGGCCACACAACCTGGAACTTTCTCCTTTGACATGCAACCAAATGCATGTGGGTTAATCTACAAGTGATATATATCGGTATATTACCCCAGCGTGTCAACCAGCCGCCCCCTTGTCGCCATGTCGCGCCACCCGGGGACACACACTTCAACTCAATGCTGCCTCTACCGCACTTGTTGCTCGTCTGGGCCCTCTTGGGTGTCGCTTTGTCGCCGTTGTTCCTGGCTGGGCCTCTCGTCGACGTTCGGGATATGCGGGCGTGGCGTTGCAAGCAAAAACGGGAAAGATgcagcaagagaagaaaggaaCGCGGAGATGGTTTCCGCAACCTTTAATTGTTCCAATGCGACGTCATCTCTTTCATCGGGCCAGTGCTTGATGTGCTTGGCTCTATTTCGCCGATCTGTTCTGGCTCTTGTCACTGTCAGTAGTAGTAAAGTAGGGAACATATCTGTCGAGAAATGCGTACACGTAAGGAGGGTCCCCACCGAGAAACAAAGATTTAAACTACCCTCTACTGACCTGCAGTTGGTCACTAATATCTGGGATGAATTGGTCGCGACGTTCCCGGTGTGATTGCATGCGACAGGTTGATAGTAGTTGATAAATTTGATCCTATTTATGGCAGCTCACGCTATGTCCAACTCAAAAATAGGGGACCCGGTGCTCCGTTGAAGCAGCTCATGGTCCCTGAAGAGCCGGGGACTCTCTCAAGAAATCGGCCGTGATGATGCCGACTCAACTCTCGGAAGACCTTCGAACTCTTggccctcgccttcttcccgcCGGATGCTACTCGCCTCGCCAGtgccctcttcctctgagGCTGCCATTCCAGCTCCAGCCCATTACCACACTAGCCGCATGCCCGGAACACATTTCGTCTGGCACACTCAACTCCGGCTATTCaagtcctcctcccttctgGTCAAACGCGTTCGCAGGTACGTGCAAGAGAACGCCGATATGCCCAGCAGATCGAGGGTAtcatctttctttctttgcgCCGACAATGATGCGAGTAAACGAACAGCCCAACTCCGACAAACCCGCTCGCTTTCTCCAGAACCCAAACACCGCGGCGGGAAGAATGCGTCTCAGGGACCTCGGTATGCATGAGAGCCAGGGACAAGAGGCGGAACGAGGCTGATGTTTCTTGAACGCCTGTGTCTCCGCTTGTGTGGCTCAAACCTTCCCCGGCATCGCGTCTCCCGTCTTCAAAGACCCAGACCCCAGTACCGACCGTAACGCCTCAAGCAGCGCCTGAAAAGCTAAGCTTCAGATCTCCAACTCCTTTGGTGTAAAAAACAACAATATCGCAGCGTCATTATTCACCTACTGAACCTTGTTGATGGCGGCAGTCGTAGGTGTTTGAACAGTGCGCTGGAACTCCCCGCTAGAGTTGCTGCTCTTGCCACCGCGATCCTCGACGATTGTGCCGCTGCGAACGGCAAAAAGAttgccctcctccagagAGCGCTCTGGCTGCTGATAGTAGACTCCGTCGATAGCAACAGGATCCTCTCCCAAGAGGTGCATGTAGAAGTAAAAGAAGCCgcagaagaaaaagccaCCGAGCATGTTTCCGAGAGTTGTGGGAATGATGCCTGGACGATTCGGGTTAGCACCTTGCAAGACAAACACCCAGGtaagaaaaggaagagaagcaTACCCTTCCATATGTAAAGCCCAACGCTAATACCAGGGGCTCCCAGGAAGATGCCGATGGGGATGAAGAACATGTTGGCGACAACGTGCTCCAGTCCCATGGTGACGAAAGCGAAGATGGGCCACCACATGCCCGCGACCTTGGACGTCACATCCTTAGCCTGGAGACCGAGATAGCAAGAGAGGCAGACCAGCCAGTTACAACCGATAGCGCGCAGGAAGATTTGATGCCATTGGGGAGTGATCTGCTTGAGCTGAGCAGTGGCAATAGCCTGCTGCTTGAAGATCTCATTGTCGAAAACGCCACCATCTAGAAAGAAGCACATTAGTTAACACGAGTTCGAACAACACACAAGATCAAAGAGATGGAACCTACAGCCAACAATGACGGCCATTACGAACAACGCGCCAGCCATGTTGCCCCAGAAGCAAAGGAACCAGTGCATGAGCAGGTTCTTGAGCGGCAGCCTCCTGTGCATCCAAGCAATGCCAGTAATCATGTTGGAACCAGTGAAGAGTTCAGAACCCGAGATCAAGATCATGACGATGCCGCTGGGGAAGATCAAGCCACTGATCATTCTGATGAGACCGGGGGCGTTTTCCTGGAACCATGGGGCGGCAGTGGCGATGacggccgaggcggaggtgaAGCTGACGAGACAGCCGGCCATGAAggcagagaagaagatcTTGTCGGGTCGTGCTCTTCCTCTCATGGCACCAATTCGAGACATCAACTCGGCTGTCTCCTTTGGCGTGTAGGCCGCCATGTTGGTCATGTTGTCGACGTGGACGTGTGTGACAGCCATCTCGTCGGTTGGGAGTGATGCAGTGACACCGGtatgggtggtgttgatggactGGTTAGGTGTCCAAACCGTTGAGGGTATGATGGCGGGCCGGGGAGAAGGGCTGTCTATCCAAGTTGAGGTGACAGGACAGCTTAAGAGGGTCGATAGAGGGGCGGAGGTGTTCGGACGAAGACGGTGATCAGGGCGGCTTGGTGACTttaagaagaagaaggaacaaGCAGAACACACCCCACAACAGTTGGCCACTATGGAATACGCTTCTGTGGAGTGTGCTGAAGGCTCGAGATCCCCGTCACCTTGGCAAAGTGGAAGACGGAatggggtgggtggatgaCCAGGCCATGGGCATCGAGCGTCTTG
It contains:
- a CDS encoding uncharacterized protein (COG:S; EggNog:ENOG503P8CQ), whose protein sequence is MGLLTTTLTILAAAASVVNADAAAAPAAPAAIPRITSLTFSGPGCVRDPKHTGGLSDPTFSFSNFASSLPGTTKTLNCQAHLQATGASPGWQVAVKTNIVKGNVYLTPGTSLDYFTTIFFSQDAAKTGTVRGHIAATDRTIDQAVTLVSNTGANKVWSPCTGADGSIGILNVNFRSALNGDGKAYFEALTENWDLEWRKC
- a CDS encoding uncharacterized protein (COG:P; EggNog:ENOG503NV7V) encodes the protein MAVTHVHVDNMTNMAAYTPKETAELMSRIGAMRGRARPDKIFFSAFMAGCLVSFTSASAVIATAAPWFQENAPGLIRMISGLIFPSGIVMILISGSELFTGSNMITGIAWMHRRLPLKNLLMHWFLCFWGNMAGALFVMAVIVGYGGVFDNEIFKQQAIATAQLKQITPQWHQIFLRAIGCNWLVCLSCYLGLQAKDVTSKVAGMWWPIFAFVTMGLEHVVANMFFIPIGIFLGAPGISVGLYIWKGMLLFLFLPGCLSCKVLTRIVQASFPQLSETCSVAFSSAASFTSTCTSWERILLLSTESTISSQSALWRRAIFLPFAAAQSSRIAVARAATLAGSSSALFKHLRLPPSTRFSR